The Triticum urartu cultivar G1812 unplaced genomic scaffold, Tu2.1 TuUngrouped_contig_6708, whole genome shotgun sequence DNA window CTCCATCTAGGCTACTAATACAGCTTCGCTACATAGCTCGGCCATTTCATCGACCAGAAAGCCGAACAATAGATATCCATCCATTTCTCTGCCTCATCTCAGAACATCATCATCCTAGGCACAAGCACAAACTTGGTGAGAAGAAGAAGCATGAGCAATGGCAGCTCCCCCACATCCTCCTCCCCTTCGGTCTGCTCGAGGTCTTGGTGCGTGATTGCTAACCAGTTGACATATGTCCCATTTTGCTTCTTAATTTGTCAGCCTGTATTGTGATCTTCAATTCTTCACATGAAGGTCAAGCCTGATCGTGTTTGTGTATGTGCGCCATGGGTTTGTAATTTGTTTGTAGGTCCATAAGTGAGGATTCTTTGAGGAGGTACGTGAGCTACGCTAGCGAGAGCTGCATCCAGGAGCTGCTCGCGGCGTCGGACTCCGGTGGCGCTGGACGGGGCGGGGAAGGAAGTGGAGGAGGCGGCGAGGAGGATGACGGGTGGCAGACGCTGGCGTACTGCAACGGCGTGGAGATAGCGAAGCGGCGGTCGGGGACAGGGCAGATGTTCCGGAGCCGGTGGCTGCTCTACGCCGTCTCGCCGGAGCAGTTCATGGCCGTCGCCAACGCCGTCGATGCCGCAAAGGTAACGCGTGTGAAATATTcatttccttttcttcttcttctatagTACTACATTCATTTCTGCGGCAAATAATTCGGGCCGGAAGGAGTACTACAATATAACTGTTTTGAGAGAATTTGCTGTAGAGGTGTCTGGTGGGTGATTTGGGCTCACGAACCAGAAGTATAGTTATTGGAGTATGATTTTGCCAATAATGATGGGTTAGTCTTGACACTTTGGCAGCAGCTGGCTTGACTAGCTGGACAAGTTATGACCGCTTTAATTGGCCACGGAGGTGACGGTAACGCGTCGCGTGATTTGCCAACCCAACACATGTGCGTGTCTACCGTGCCTGGGGCATGCATACACCCGTGACCGAATTCCATTCGCGGCCTAGCTAGCGTTGCACACACAGGCCAACCGTGAAGGGGGACAGTAATTGATTCTGTGGGTGGGTAGTACTGCACTTATTTTCATCTGACATGGAGCAGCCGCAAGCGGGCACGCGTGAGTTTGCGAGCCCACAAGTACGAGCCAAATCATTTGGCAGTTGGCACCTCGAGATCCCAGAGCGAGCAGAGGGCACGCCATACGAGGATGATTAGCTAGATGCATGCATGTGTGATTAACTATTGGGATTACTCGGTGGCAGTCGGCATGCAGACATACATGGCCGCCCCATATGACCACGCGCATGTGGAGCCACATGCATCTTCCAACTACAGTTAGTAATCTGAATGAATAAAATGGGATTAAGCAGAATACATATGAAATATTGAAAGTTCCAATAGAATGCTTTTGAAGTAACCTAGTAGTTTTTATTCCAGAAGGAAGACATGTGATAAAACCGTGAATTTGATGCGACAAAAAAATGCGTATTACACTAAGTTAAGTTGGGGGGAAAGATCAATACCTAACCTCTTTAAGTACATCACTCGCTGATCATGGCACTAGGTGCCCACCATGCATGTTCGGATGGTCCATTGGTCCTGTTCCCTAATCTGGTAGATTGAGCTTCTACCGTTTTGGATGTAGCTACTGTGCTAATATTCCTCACAAGAAAAGCTGGTCCACTAACACTGCATTATAACCCTGACAACTAGTTATGCTTAGCTGGAATAATGTAGTTcactacacacacacacacacacaaaataaTATCAACGTCTCTATTTAAGCTGATCAATGTGTTTACCCTTCATGTTCTCAAAAAAAAAAGTGTTTACCCTTCATTATCCTCCGGTGAAAAGTTTATCTCAATCCAATGTGCTGTTGCTGTTATCACGTGCAGCAGTGGGAGTCTGACCTGGTCGACGCGACATACATCAAGGAGCTGGGCGACGACCTGAGCATCATCCACCTCAAGTTCGGCGACACCTCCAAGCGGCCGGGCGGCCTCTTCCGCCGCCGAGACCTCGTCGTGTACGAGCGGCGCCAGACCATGGACGACGGCACGCTGGTGGTGGCCGTGGCGTCGCTGCCCAAGGAGATCGCGGCGGGCCTTCTGCCGCGGGACTCCAAGGGCCGGAGCTCTGTCGGCCGGGGCCTGCTCCTGCAGTCCGGGTGGGTCGTCGAGAAGCTCCTTGACGACGACGGCGTCGAGTCGTGCATCGTGACCTACGTGGTGCAGCTTGACCCGGCGGCGGGGTGGCTGCCCCGGTGCATCGTCAGCCGGCTCGACAACAAGCTGGTCACCATCATCGCCAAGCTCAAGAAGCTGGCGCAGACCACTACGTGCCCGTCAGCACCACCAGCCGCCCGTAGTTGCAACTCCGAGGGGAATTAAGCATGTGAATTCTCTCGCGACGTCTACCAGCAGTGTCACCATTAGGCGTAAAGTAAATACGGTTTTGTGGAAAATGGTGTCTCGTAACTTGAGAGTTGCCTGCATCCGTACTAGTATTTGGTCGAGCGAGAATGTGTGTATACCTACTTTGGCTTTTGCAATCGACTGCACATATGCATGCTTCTAAGTGCTCAAAAACAGCTGCAGTCTACTATAGTATAAAGAAAAAGGTAGCTACAATTTTGCCATGTCACAGTTCGTGTCTCCAGTGTTTCAGAGTCTAGTCACCAACACAGTTCATTAATCCTGACATGGCTCACAAAATGCAGCAATAACTCAGAGTCTAGTCACCAACAGATCAGTGCAAGGATAGAATACATATTTATCAGGGATCAGGAGATGATCGCCGTGGTGAAGATACACGTTGTGCATGCCCATGTTCCGTTGATCCTGGCCTCTGGGGAGGATAGGATCAAGCGTAGCCCACGTTTCTACTTCGAAACAGGGTGGTTCGAGGTAGAGGGTTTCATACCCATGCTCCTCGCACGTTGGGAGCAAGCTAGGGCTGCGGCTGGTCGCTTCAGGGGTCCTCTTGACACTTGGGTTTCGGCGGCCAGGGCCCTGCGTGGTTTCCTTCAAGGGTGGGGTGCAAACCACGGAAGTGAAGCTAAACGAGCTAGGGAAGCTCTTATCGAGGAAATTAAAGTCCTTGACGTTCAAGTTGACTCTAGTTCCTTTTCAGAAGCGGAGTGGGCTAACCGTTATGCCCTTGAAAATCAAGTGCTGGCCATCCTCAGGGAAGAGGAGGAATATTGGTGCCGTAGGGGCGGCGTCAAGTGGATTACCAAGGGGGACGCAAATACGGGCTATTTCCACGCCTTCGCCAACGGCCGCAAAAGGAAATGTTCGATTCTGAGATTGCAATCGGACCACGGGTTACTGGTCAGCCAAGCCAAAATCTCGAAGCATATTTACGATTTCTTCCTTAACCTGTTGGGTACAGCGGAAGAGAAGCCCTTACGCCTCCGTGAGGACTTTTGGGGGGAAGAATCACGGGTGTCGCAAGTCGAAAATGATGGCCTGGCCTTGTCCTTCTCCACGGGGGAGATCGACGATGCGCTTGGCTCGATGAAGATCGATACCGCTCCAGGGCCGAATGGCTGGCCGATGTCTTTCTTTCGGCGGTTTTGGCCGGCGCTCAAGGACATTTTCTACGATATTATCAACGGGTTTGCGCTAGGCACAGTAGACATCTCACGCCTTAACTTTGGCGTCATCAGCCTCATCCCTAAAGTTAAAGGGGCTGACTCGATTAAGCAATACCGCCCCATCACCCTTATTAACGTGCCTTTCAAACTATGCTCCAAGGCATACACTACGAGACTTGCCCCGGTTGCACAGCGTGTGATCGACCGTAGCCAGTCGGGTTTCCTCAAAGGCCGTAACATCCTAGAAGGTCCGGTAGTATTGCAAGAGATCGTTCACGAGTTTAAGCGCACGCGTCAGCCGGCCGTGCTCTTTAAGCTTGACTTCGAGAAAGCCTACGATCGAATGAACTGGGAGTTCATTCGCGAGGTGCTGACTCGGAAGGGATTCGAGTCGGGTTTCATTCATCGCATCATGCAACTTGTCTCGGGGGGACAGACTGCGGTGTCGATTAACGGAGAAGTGGGGAACTTCTTCCACAACAAACGAGGTCTCAGACAAGGAGACCCCTCCTCGCCTTTGATTTTCAACTTTGTTGCGGATGCCCTCTCGGCCATGGTGAACAAGGCCAAGAACGCCGGCCACATTCGTGGTGTGGTGCCTCACCTCTCCCCCGGAGGGATCACCCATTTACAATATGCGGACGACACTTTGCTTCTCTTCGAGCCCGATGACCATAGTATAGCCTCGATTAAGCTCATTCTCCTTGCTTTCGAGATCATCTCCGGCCTGAAGATAAACTTTTTGAAGAGTGAGGTGATTGCCATTGGGATGGACAATCCCCGTGCCACTCGTATTGCCAACCTTCTTAACTGCAAACTAGGGAGTTTTCCAATTAAGCACCTAGGCCTTCCCATCTCGGACAAACACATCTCGATTCTCGAATGGGAACCCTTATACGGTAAGGTGGCGAACCGGGTTAGTCCTTGGCGCGGCAGGTTTTTATCTTCTGCGGCTAGGCTGATTCTGACAAACTCTAGCTTGTCCTCCCTGCCCCTGTTTACTATGGGCATGTTCCTGCTGGCTGATGGAGTCCATGCCAAGTTCGACACCCCTAGGTCTAAGTTTTTTTGGGAAGGAACTGGGACAAAAAAGAAATACCACCTGATCAAGTGGGCGGCGCTCTGCCGCCCCAAGAAATTCGGTGGCCTTGGGATCCTTAACTCCAAACTCATGAATGTAGCGCTCCTTGTCAAGTGGATCTGAAAACTTTCCCAGAACGAACAAGGGCTTTGGGCCGATATCCTTCGCGCCAAATATTTCCCCGATGAGAATTTCCTCACCTCAAAGGCGAAGGGATCGCCTTTCTGGAACGGGATTCAGGCTGTTAAGCCTGCCTTCATGCTAGGGGCCAAGTTCTGCGTTAAGAACGGGAACTCCACGAGGTTCTGGCTCGACCATTGGCTTGGGTCAGAACCTCTTTGGCGTAGCCACTTTGTCATCTATCAACTTGCCACTAACATCGACATTTTGGTGGCCGACGCGCTCAGATCTAACCCACCAGCCATTTCTCTCAAAAGACCACTCCTCGCCCATGAACGGGCAAGTTGGGATGGGCTCCTAACTGCCTTGCAGGGTGTATCTCTCTGCCCTGAGGCCGACACGGTCTCGTGGTCCCTCTCGAGCTCCGGAAAGTTCACGGTCCAGTCGCTTTACAATAAGCTGACCGAGGGACCGACTCTTGACATAGCTAGGGGGCTATGGAAAGCGTCTATTCCTATGAAGATCAAAGTTTTTCTCTGGCAATTATTCCGTGACCGCCTTCCCTCTTCTAACAACATTGCCATTAGGCACGGCCCTTCGGTTGGGCCTTGCGCGTTATGTGGAGCGCATGAAGATGCTAACCACATCTTCAAATGCCACCTAGCTCGTTTTGCTTGGAGTGCCGTCCGTGAGGCGTTTGCGCAGAACTGGAATCCCCATACGACGTCGGACCTACGTGGGATCCTTCTCGCTCATCGGGGTAGCTTCGGGCGCGTGCTGTGGCGATGCGTAGGGGCGCTGTGCTGGTCATTATGGACCACCCGTAATAAGATGACTATCGAACACAAGTTCCTTAACCATCCTGCTGATATTATTTTCAAATGCCacttgtttctccagacatgggCACCGTTGGGGAAACGGCGTGATGCAGATCGGATGATGGAGGCCATGGAGCGGATCCGCACGATTCAGTTTGAAGTCCGTCACTAAGATGCTGCTCGTGGTGCTATTTTGGACTGGCTGCTTGTGTGCTAGTGTTGCTGTCTTTCTTTATCAGGCTGAGGCCGGTTGCATGTTTCGTACTTTTGGCTTCGGCCACTTACCTTCTGTTGTAGTCTCTGTGTTGAACTTGTTGGATGCTGCTTGTTGGTGGGCTTTATTAATTTAAGGTTGGACGCATCGTGCGTCTTCGTTCTAAAAAAAAACTTGGCCGGGGATTATCCCCTCCATGGTGTCGATGAAGATTTCACCTCCAAATCAAACTAACAAAAAAATTTAACACACTAATATAAACTAATCACACCAAATTTTTTTGGCTGTATGAGGCACAAAACTCTCTAACTTTATGACACCGCCAAAAAAAAGAGTGTAATTTATTTTGACAAAACTACGATCACCATTAGATGTTGGCAAAGAA harbors:
- the LOC125530994 gene encoding uncharacterized protein LOC125530994, with product MSNGSSPTSSSPSVCSRSWSISEDSLRRYVSYASESCIQELLAASDSGGAGRGGEGSGGGGEEDDGWQTLAYCNGVEIAKRRSGTGQMFRSRWLLYAVSPEQFMAVANAVDAAKQWESDLVDATYIKELGDDLSIIHLKFGDTSKRPGGLFRRRDLVVYERRQTMDDGTLVVAVASLPKEIAAGLLPRDSKGRSSVGRGLLLQSGWVVEKLLDDDGVESCIVTYVVQLDPAAGWLPRCIVSRLDNKLVTIIAKLKKLAQTTTCPSAPPAARSCNSEGN